In Streptomyces hawaiiensis, one genomic interval encodes:
- a CDS encoding FG-GAP and VCBS repeat-containing protein — protein sequence MRRSTTTALVAALLATGVTPVFLTGPASAAVAKHYDDFNGDGRRDLAYGGYNDVDREGGTITVVYGTATGLDTAHPKYLHQDSAGVPGSGEEDDQFGASLASADLNKDGYADLVVGNPMEHVGSDDYRGTVTVLWGSKSGLSGGTNITPLGGAAGHFGRDLATGDFTGDGSPDLAVIGGEEAWLYRGPFTKSGTTGKVSKIDKGSGGWYSTALAAGKVDGDGKTDLVVIGTEITGSDIRERAWFLKGTSSGLASGASKTLSDRQQGLYPSPVIGDFDKNGYGDIALGVPDKDNGKGAVTIWRGTASGPGTSVTFTQATSGVSGSPEADDNLGYAISAADTNGDGYADLAVGVPHEDVDGKEDQGGVHVFRGGSGGLSGARSSWIAQTVLGPADSHASFGYTLRLRDLTGDGRADLAVGASGGALLMPGTGTVPTKTGAITLPELGGTLPD from the coding sequence ATGCGTAGATCCACCACGACCGCCCTGGTCGCCGCCCTGCTGGCGACCGGCGTCACCCCCGTGTTCCTGACCGGCCCCGCCTCCGCGGCGGTGGCCAAGCACTACGACGACTTCAACGGCGACGGCCGCCGCGACCTCGCCTACGGCGGCTACAACGACGTCGACCGCGAAGGCGGCACGATCACCGTCGTGTACGGCACCGCCACCGGCCTCGACACCGCCCACCCGAAGTACCTCCACCAGGACAGCGCCGGCGTCCCCGGGTCCGGGGAGGAGGACGACCAGTTCGGCGCGTCCCTCGCGAGCGCCGACCTCAACAAGGACGGCTACGCGGACCTCGTCGTCGGCAACCCCATGGAACACGTGGGCAGCGACGACTACCGCGGCACGGTCACCGTCCTGTGGGGTTCGAAGTCCGGCCTGTCCGGCGGCACCAACATCACCCCCCTGGGCGGCGCGGCCGGCCACTTCGGCCGCGACCTGGCCACCGGCGACTTCACCGGCGACGGCTCCCCCGACCTGGCGGTGATCGGCGGCGAGGAGGCGTGGCTGTACCGCGGCCCCTTCACCAAGTCGGGCACGACCGGCAAGGTCAGCAAGATCGACAAGGGGTCGGGCGGCTGGTACTCCACCGCTCTCGCGGCCGGAAAGGTCGACGGGGACGGCAAGACCGACCTGGTGGTCATCGGCACGGAGATCACCGGCAGCGACATCCGCGAGCGCGCCTGGTTCCTCAAGGGCACGTCCTCCGGCCTCGCCTCGGGTGCCTCCAAGACCCTCAGCGACCGGCAGCAGGGCCTCTACCCGAGCCCCGTCATCGGCGACTTCGACAAGAACGGCTACGGCGACATCGCCCTCGGCGTGCCCGACAAGGACAACGGCAAGGGCGCGGTCACGATCTGGCGCGGCACGGCGTCGGGCCCGGGCACGTCGGTCACCTTCACCCAGGCCACCTCCGGCGTGTCCGGCAGCCCCGAGGCCGACGACAACCTCGGCTACGCGATCTCGGCCGCCGACACCAACGGCGACGGCTACGCGGACCTCGCGGTCGGCGTCCCGCACGAGGACGTCGACGGCAAGGAGGATCAGGGCGGTGTCCACGTGTTCCGCGGCGGCTCCGGCGGCCTCAGCGGCGCGCGCTCCTCGTGGATCGCCCAGACGGTGCTCGGCCCGGCCGACTCCCACGCCTCCTTCGGCTACACCCTTCGCCTGCGCGACCTGACCGGCGACGGCCGGGCGGACCTGGCCGTCGGCGCGTCGGGCGGCGCGCTGCTCATGCCCGGCACGGGCACGGTGCCGACGAAGACCGGCGCGATCACCCTGCCGGAGCTCGGCGGCACGCTGCCCGACTGA